In Deltaproteobacteria bacterium, the following are encoded in one genomic region:
- a CDS encoding response regulator: MKIRALVVDDSRSMRRIVMKGLRHAQLAEFDFQEAVDGDDALEKFNPEEYDIVFIDWNMPKMNGIDVVRKIREEPLNDQVKLVMVTSNKTMDFVTEALDDAGANGFISKPFTPKDMRNKLETIIAEIVQIKKAQGGLLGKLFGR, encoded by the coding sequence ATGAAAATCCGTGCACTCGTAGTCGATGACTCTCGCAGTATGCGTAGAATTGTCATGAAAGGACTGCGTCACGCACAGTTGGCAGAGTTTGACTTTCAAGAAGCCGTAGACGGAGACGATGCGCTCGAGAAATTCAATCCTGAAGAATATGACATCGTATTCATTGACTGGAATATGCCTAAAATGAACGGCATCGACGTTGTTCGTAAGATCCGAGAAGAGCCACTGAATGACCAGGTTAAACTGGTTATGGTCACGAGTAACAAAACGATGGACTTTGTTACCGAGGCGCTGGACGATGCGGGGGCCAATGGTTTCATCTCCAAGCCATTTACTCCTAAAGATATGCGCAACAAGCTAGAGACCATCATCGCTGAGATTGTACAGATCAAAAAAGCTCAGGGCGGATTGCTCGGTAAGCTATTTGGCCGTTAA